One window of the Methanobacterium bryantii genome contains the following:
- a CDS encoding nuclease-related domain-containing protein — protein sequence MGYLICDNCDIYYEADEDFNDLDTCENCGNKLKFYSSFDDYYNKKNETQREKIAVGKGYAEKKSSKYNFILIIGAIFCLIGLFGFIVTFLSLLILIIGTGLIYYGYNSGKSWNKGIKGEFIVAEYLNQLPEDYFVFNDVKFPGSYGNLDHVVVGPTGIYVIETKNYEGFFLVKGNEFFYKNGNRVKKAMGQPGKQVMSNSMSLRKFLEDNGMDMGGVWINSIVTLINRNFKIEQIPQHYNVLFPSTIPQFILNSKRNIDRDILKEAALLIEPYCIELSCVNI from the coding sequence ATGGGATACTTGATCTGTGATAACTGCGATATTTACTATGAAGCGGATGAAGATTTTAATGATTTGGATACTTGTGAAAACTGCGGTAATAAATTAAAATTTTACAGTAGCTTTGATGACTATTATAACAAAAAGAATGAAACTCAAAGGGAAAAAATAGCTGTCGGTAAAGGATATGCTGAAAAAAAGAGCTCAAAATATAATTTTATATTAATCATAGGGGCTATTTTTTGCTTAATTGGATTATTTGGGTTTATAGTTACTTTTTTATCATTATTGATTTTGATTATTGGTACAGGATTGATTTATTATGGATATAATAGTGGTAAAAGCTGGAATAAGGGAATAAAAGGAGAATTTATCGTAGCAGAATATTTAAACCAGTTACCTGAAGATTATTTTGTTTTTAATGATGTTAAGTTCCCTGGAAGTTATGGAAATCTAGATCATGTAGTAGTGGGACCTACAGGGATATATGTAATTGAAACTAAAAATTATGAAGGGTTCTTCTTAGTTAAAGGTAATGAATTCTTCTACAAAAATGGCAACAGAGTTAAAAAAGCAATGGGACAGCCTGGAAAACAGGTGATGTCTAATTCAATGTCTTTAAGGAAGTTTTTGGAAGATAATGGCATGGATATGGGTGGCGTATGGATTAATTCTATTGTTACACTCATAAACCGTAATTTTAAAATTGAACAAATACCGCAGCATTACAATGTTTTATTCCCTTCTACTATACCTCAGTTTATTTTGAATTCCAAAAGAAATATTGATCGGGATATTCTTAAAGAGGCAGCTCTTTTAATTGAACCGTATTGCATTGAATTGTCATGTGTTAATATTTAA
- a CDS encoding MFS transporter encodes MGLFGIAGGISTVVGPTMGGFITDSLGWQWIFFVNVPIGIIALSLIIPYLPEFRAIVKEKVMDYLGIITFTGTITSFLAALTFSQLNTVISQALLDLLWIFAVIMFSGFIYAERKAKEPVLPLYLFKNSVFTISSVSVFLSGATTLASTVYILLFLQSVQGLSPSSSGAYLTPLMFTMIIAAILSGQIISKTGTYKKLALISFAISAVGMFLLSTMTQNTSNLEIIIYEIIAGISAGLAMPLFIIAAQNAVAKRDLGAVTSSSMYIEQLGSVIGLAVLGTVVNMTLNLNLQNTTVHVSSSLLATAVHNVFVIAAVLNIMGLLLCFFLKDIYMSDEMEEEKIGCEDALESV; translated from the coding sequence ATGGGATTATTCGGTATTGCAGGCGGTATTTCAACTGTAGTAGGTCCTACAATGGGAGGTTTTATAACAGATTCACTTGGATGGCAGTGGATATTCTTTGTAAATGTTCCAATAGGAATCATAGCATTAAGTTTAATTATTCCATATCTTCCAGAATTTAGAGCAATTGTAAAAGAAAAAGTAATGGATTATCTGGGTATTATAACTTTTACAGGCACTATAACATCATTTTTAGCGGCTTTAACTTTTAGCCAGCTAAATACTGTTATCTCGCAGGCACTACTGGATTTATTATGGATATTTGCAGTAATTATGTTTTCTGGATTTATATATGCTGAAAGAAAAGCTAAAGAACCTGTACTGCCATTATATCTATTCAAAAACTCTGTATTTACTATTTCAAGTGTTTCAGTGTTTTTGTCAGGTGCTACAACATTAGCGAGTACGGTTTACATTCTACTTTTCTTACAATCAGTCCAGGGTCTAAGTCCTTCATCTTCAGGGGCATATCTAACTCCATTGATGTTTACAATGATCATAGCTGCAATTTTATCAGGTCAAATAATCTCAAAAACAGGCACCTATAAAAAACTAGCCCTCATATCTTTTGCCATAAGCGCTGTAGGCATGTTTTTACTTTCAACAATGACTCAAAACACTTCTAACCTGGAAATAATCATTTATGAAATTATCGCAGGGATAAGTGCAGGTTTAGCAATGCCGCTGTTCATTATTGCAGCTCAAAATGCAGTTGCAAAACGAGATTTAGGCGCTGTAACCTCATCATCGATGTATATCGAACAGCTTGGAAGTGTAATTGGTTTAGCTGTTTTAGGGACCGTTGTAAACATGACTTTGAATCTCAACTTACAGAATACCACAGTACATGTTTCATCATCCTTACTCGCCACAGCTGTTCACAATGTATTTGTGATAGCTGCAGTACTGAACATAATGGGATTACTGCTATGTTTCTTCCTAAAAGATATATACATGAGCGATGAAATGGAAGAAGAAAAAATAGGCTGCGAAGATGCTCTTGAATCTGTTTAA
- a CDS encoding MFS transporter, with product MNTEDNVLKHFKLIFSGLMISLLIVSLDSTITTTAMPQIIASLGGLQYYVWPVTIYLTAVIISAMLSGKLSDFYGSKKILTGALLVFIFGSVLCGFSQNMTELILFRALQGLGAGVIVTVPKKNHR from the coding sequence ATGAACACAGAGGATAATGTTTTAAAACATTTTAAATTGATTTTTTCGGGACTCATGATTAGTCTCTTAATTGTTTCATTAGACAGTACCATTACTACTACTGCTATGCCTCAAATTATTGCAAGTTTAGGTGGTCTGCAGTACTATGTTTGGCCAGTTACCATTTACCTTACGGCTGTAATAATTTCCGCCATGCTTTCCGGTAAGCTGTCTGATTTCTATGGAAGTAAAAAAATATTGACAGGTGCATTACTTGTCTTTATATTTGGTTCAGTTCTTTGCGGGTTTTCACAAAATATGACAGAACTAATACTATTTAGAGCACTGCAGGGATTGGGTGCAGGTGTAATTGTGACCGTGCCAAAAAAAAATCATCGCTGA
- a CDS encoding PadR family transcriptional regulator produces the protein MTEVGGLRMWILHVIGEFGPSNGVEIMANVQKHYDLQVQWQRKGNHIHPHHNVQSKKLLPGSVYPMLKKMVSEGLIIKQDDGKYDLTENGKIIVTNLFEHFQQRNEHINQGVLSVENSLEAMNWHASYMEELDKEEIAPHEESIELLIERLKKIKESLK, from the coding sequence ATGACAGAGGTTGGAGGATTAAGAATGTGGATATTACACGTAATAGGCGAATTTGGACCTAGTAATGGTGTAGAAATTATGGCCAATGTCCAAAAACATTATGATTTGCAGGTTCAATGGCAACGTAAAGGCAATCATATACACCCACATCATAACGTGCAATCGAAAAAGCTTTTACCTGGTTCTGTATATCCTATGCTTAAAAAAATGGTATCTGAAGGTCTAATAATCAAACAGGATGATGGAAAATATGATTTAACTGAAAATGGGAAAATTATAGTAACTAATTTATTTGAACATTTTCAACAGCGAAATGAACATATTAATCAGGGAGTTCTTTCTGTAGAAAATTCCTTAGAAGCAATGAACTGGCATGCATCTTACATGGAAGAACTTGATAAAGAGGAAATTGCACCTCACGAAGAATCAATTGAATTACTCATTGAAAGACTTAAAAAAATAAAAGAATCACTTAAATAA
- a CDS encoding sulfite exporter TauE/SafE family protein, with protein MFDFNLILIPLFGFLIGLFVSTLGGGGGGLYVPVLTLIFGVTPQVAVATSLASVLPTTAAGALSHYREGNVDIRTGLILGIGGIVGTVIGAYIANMIPPVLLKKILGAFMLIMLIPTLRSMLKRRKNKNEVKKESSKLTGPKRIIASLFGVAGGILAGVFGLSGTPPVTAGLYSLGLPAMMVVGTTIFVLIFNSVTGIGTYLLLGRLDIPLVLLLGCGSVVGAFLGPKLLKKINPKNFEKIYGPLTMGIMLISGVALLVY; from the coding sequence ATGTTTGATTTTAATTTAATTCTTATCCCTTTATTTGGATTTCTTATAGGCCTCTTCGTGTCCACTTTAGGTGGGGGCGGAGGAGGGTTGTATGTACCTGTTTTGACGTTGATTTTTGGTGTAACTCCGCAGGTGGCTGTGGCCACATCTTTAGCATCCGTTTTACCCACCACTGCCGCAGGCGCCTTAAGTCATTATCGTGAAGGTAATGTAGATATTCGCACAGGATTAATTTTAGGAATTGGTGGAATAGTGGGTACAGTAATAGGGGCATATATTGCCAATATGATACCTCCAGTGCTTTTAAAAAAGATTTTAGGCGCTTTTATGTTGATAATGCTGATTCCAACACTGAGAAGTATGCTTAAAAGACGTAAAAACAAAAATGAAGTTAAAAAAGAATCTTCAAAACTTACTGGACCTAAAAGGATTATAGCTTCTCTTTTCGGAGTGGCAGGTGGAATACTGGCGGGAGTTTTTGGACTAAGCGGAACACCGCCAGTTACTGCAGGGCTTTATAGTTTAGGCCTGCCTGCCATGATGGTGGTAGGTACAACTATATTTGTACTTATCTTTAACTCTGTTACAGGTATAGGAACATATTTACTATTAGGAAGGCTTGATATACCTCTGGTACTCCTCCTTGGATGCGGATCAGTTGTAGGTGCCTTTTTAGGACCTAAATTGCTTAAAAAAATTAACCCCAAAAATTTTGAAAAAATCTACGGGCCTTTGACCATGGGCATCATGCTTATTTCAGGCGTAGCATTGTTAGTTTATTAG